The Muntiacus reevesi chromosome 5, mMunRee1.1, whole genome shotgun sequence genome segment GAAAAGGGCAGACCGAAAATAGATGGTTACAATAACATATGTATCAATGACAACATAAAACCcattgaaaatatctgaagatattttcaacaaaatgtttaaataatgaaAGTGTCTGTCATTAGAAACTTTAGCATAGGATGAGGAATCAGTTGCGCCCTGGGGCTGTCTGCCTGTGCTCCCCAGCTGGCCCCGCCCACCGAGGGGCCTGGACCACCCAGTCTACCGGCAGCTTGCCGCCGGGCCTACCCGTAATCCCTGAGGTCCAGGGTGTGCAGCTCCAGCTGGGGCTCCCCCTGCCGGCCGCCCGACGGCCCCTGCGGGGCGAAGCGGACCAGCCTGTGGGCGCTGGAGGCCAGCGGGCCCAGGTGCTCCCGCTGCACCGACACCTGCAGGAGCAGCGGGGGCCGGGGGCTGCGCAGCTGCTGCCAGAAGTTCACCGCCTCGGTCACGTCCAGGGCCTTCCAGCCGCTCTCGTGGATGGACACCAGCCTGCGACACCGCACGGAGGGAGACACAGGCCCGCGCTCAGGGGTGGGGACTGGGACTGCCACCTCCCCCTCCCGCTCCCGGGTGTCCCCGCCGGGACCGAGCCGCCCCTCCTCCCGCCCTGGGCccagcccctcttccctcccccgaGCCccacgccgccgccgccgctaccTCCGCACCTGGAGTCGATGAGGGCGGAGCGGTTGGAGCCGTCGTCGCGGACGTGCAGCCACTGGACGGTGACCCGGGCGCGGTCGCTGCGCGGGAAGAGGCGCTCGTGTCTGCGGAGCGCGGCCCTGGGGACCGGCTCCTGGAAGAGGCGCAGCACGGCCTGCACCAGCTCGCTGTGGGGCGGCAGCCGCTGCTCCATGTCGAACACCAGCAAATGCGAGGACGCTTCGGACGCCAGGAACCTGCCGACCACCTCTGGGGACAGGAGCGGGGTCAGCGGGGCCCCTCGGGCACCAGGCGAGCTCTGAGGGTGAGGGGCCACTGAGGTGGTGGCCAGGCTGGGAGAGACCAGCCCCTGTTCTGTCCCCCTGGGCCAAGCCCAGTTACCTGAAAATCCATCATGTTTTTAACAACCTGGGCCCAGCGGGAAGGCTGGCGGGGCTGACCCGGCTGCCTCAGCTGAGATGCTGAACACCAGACTCCTCCCCTGGGGACACCTGGCCTTGGGTGTAGTCCTGGGCACTGAAGAAGTGAGTCCGGGCCCAGGGAGGTAAGAGGCTGAGTAGGACTCAGCCAGAGGGCCCAGCATCCCTGACAGCTGAGTAGCTCCCTGTCACATTTTAGTGTTGTTCCTACACCTTTCCCTCCACAATAATATTTCCCTCCACTTTAATATTCACATTGCTGCGAGATGGGGCAGGTAGTCACACCAATGTTCCAGAGgagcaaacagaaaagaaaactgtgatTGTGTCAGGCTACTAGTATCAGGGTGAAAAGGgaacctgagaagccctgactctaCCCCAGCTCTCTGAGGCTTCCCGGTCAGGGTTCTTGCCCCACCCACCCTCTCCCATTggctctgttttctcttctccatcctcATCTTCTCTGATACCTTGTCTTTGGCAGCCGGTCCAGCCAGGCCCAGCTCCTCCTGGCCCTGAGAGGTGGGGTCCTCAGTGCAGACAGAGACCAGGGGCCCAGGCCCACCATCCTCACAGGCCATGGTCCCCCCTCACCGCCCCGTGGACCCTGCACCCCAAAcagccccccaacccccccaacccccaccaccaTGAGGACCAGGCTGCGGCAGGAGGGCGGGCCTCACCTCGGAAGTTCTGGCTGAACCTCTTCCCCCGGGAGCGCGCCCCGTGGCCGCGCTGCAGCAGGGCCACGTACTGGGCCCTCACGTGGGCCGGGATGACCAGCCCCTCCACGGCGGCCTTGTCCACGATGGGAACCTCGCTGAGGTGCAGCTGCTGCAGCAGGCTGTCCAGGATCTGCTCCTCGGTCAGGGCTGCCCCGGGGCCGGCCAGGGGCAGCGCCCAGAGGGCCCAGCAGAGCCACAGGGGCCGCATGGCACTGCTCGGGAGAAGGAGGGGCAGAGTGGACGTGTCCTCGGAGGAGGCTCCAGGAGGGTCCCAGCAGCGGGTGTGCTGAGAGCCAGGCTGGGCCAGCTTTATAGCAGCCCTGGGCTGGgccagggtggtgggaggggggagaggcCCGGAGGAAGGGAGGTCACACCCCTCAGACCTCCTGGGAGCTCAGCATCCAGACAGGTCCCTGAGCCCGAGGAGGGGGCTGTCTAGAAGGGCAAAGGGCTGTCTGGATGCCACACAGCCCTGGGGCCTCTGACCGCTGCTCTCTGGCAGCTCAGTAAGAATTTTAGTGCCTGTTGAATTTCCCTGATTCTAACCTAGTCCCTAGTCAATGAAAAAGTGAGCCTACTCTGTGACAATGAGTGTCCCATCAGCCAGCTATTTAAACCTTGTTCCTGAAGGCCAGTCTGGGTCTAGGTTTGCTCACTGactggaagggaggagggagtgtTCTGCATTCCTGCCTCTTCTACACCAGGCCCCGTTCAAGGCACTTTCACAGAAGCCCCTAGAGTCACCATCCTCCGGTCTTCAGTGCCTGCGAGCCCCCTCCCGCTCCTTTCCACAGTCCCTCAGGGGACTCTGTCCTCCCCCGTGGCAGAAGGAAGCCAGACGCCATGAAGACAGGACAGCTGGCAGCTCAGCTCTGCTGGTTCCAAGAGAAGCAATTTCTCCAAGCGTCCCCGCACGCACAGCATGGTTCTGGGGAGCCTTCTGAGCAGTGACCCTACCTTGGGTACCATCAGCACTCAGTTTGAGCCCAGGTCACGCCCGGATTCAGAACACAGGAGAGGAACCTGGAAAGCAGAGGTCAGAGCTGCTCAGAGTCACAGCCTTTCCAAAGTCACGGGTGAGAGCACGTGGAGAGAGCAGCCCCGGTGCTGCCTCAAACACACAGCTGAGACTGTCACGGCTTAGTCGTGGGCCTGCTGCTCGCTGACTGTTTGACCTACTGACAAGCTCCCTAActtctcagtgcctcagtttctcctctgAAGAAGGAGGTGATGACAGCTCTACTTCCTAAGGCTAGTGTGAAAGTGTGACCATGTTAGCCACTCagctgtccaactctttacaacctcatggtctgtagcccaccaggctcc includes the following:
- the LOC136169099 gene encoding left-right determination factor 2-like isoform X2 translates to MRPLWLCWALWALPLAGPGAALTEEQILDSLLQQLHLSEVPIVDKAAVEGLVIPAHVRAQYVALLQRGHGARSRGKRFSQNFREVVGRFLASEAAALRRHERLFPRSDRARVTVQWLHVRDDGSNRSALIDSRLVSIHESGWKALDVTEAVNFWQQLRSPRPPLLLQVSVQREHLGPLASSAHRLVRFAPQGPSGGRQGEPQLELHTLDLRDYGAQGSCDPKAPVTKGARCCRQEMYIDLQGMKWAENWVLEPPGFLAYECVGTCQQPPESLNFKWPFLGPRQCVASETTSLPVIVSIQEGGRLQPQMVSLPNMRVQTCSCASDGALVPRKLEP
- the LOC136169099 gene encoding left-right determination factor 2-like isoform X1, with amino-acid sequence MRPLWLCWALWALPLAGPGAALTEEQILDSLLQQLHLSEVPIVDKAAVEGLVIPAHVRAQYVALLQRGHGARSRGKRFSQNFREVVGRFLASEASSHLLVFDMEQRLPPHSELVQAVLRLFQEPVPRAALRRHERLFPRSDRARVTVQWLHVRDDGSNRSALIDSRLVSIHESGWKALDVTEAVNFWQQLRSPRPPLLLQVSVQREHLGPLASSAHRLVRFAPQGPSGGRQGEPQLELHTLDLRDYGAQGSCDPKAPVTKGARCCRQEMYIDLQGMKWAENWVLEPPGFLAYECVGTCQQPPESLNFKWPFLGPRQCVASETTSLPVIVSIQEGGRLQPQMVSLPNMRVQTCSCASDGALVPRKLEP